The genomic window GAAGTTGTTCAGAGAGTTTGCTGAGAGAGTGGAATGGTTTACCAGAACGAGAGACAAAATGGGCGTGGACGAACGCAAGCGGtttggaagaggagaaggggacCAGAACGTCAATCAAGGAGAGACATCGGACGCCGTCAAGTTTGCGAGAAGCGTACCAAATGGGTTCGGATTTGAATAATGAGGAGAATGGTGGCTCGAGCGATTTACCGAGGGCAACTTGGAATTTGTCGAGAGGTTTGAAGTTTGCGAGGATAGGCGTGATGCCGCCTGAGAAACGAGAGATTGGTCCTGGTGAAGATGCCAAGTGGGAAGATTGGGACGATGGAGTAATGTATGGCGACAATGGAGGTGGCATCGTCTTTGACAACTTGGTCCCTCCTTCCACCCACGGTACGTCTACTAACGTCTTTGCCCCAAACCCTGCCACCAAATTTCGATCCAACAGTCTCCCAAAGGTCTCCAACAGTTCGCCATTCCCTGTTACACCATGTGTTTTCAGAAACGCTACTACCGTCCTCTTAGCCTCATAACCTGTTACGATCTTTTGAGATAGTTGATCGAATAACTCAATAAGAGATAATTTGGAAGTAGTTGCCGAAGGGATATCAATGGACTTGAAAGATTTTGGTGGATTATCGATAAACGATTTGAGAGATGAAAACGTCATATAAGTCCGATGATCTGGATGATATACGCTAGTAGACGTCAATACTAACAGAGGAAATCGATGCGTTCGCAAGCCCGAGACTCACTCACTACTCGAGAAGCTCCCGAAGCTGAGGATATCCTGCTATAATGTTCTGTTTTTTCGTTTTTGAGTTCTCCGCAGACACTCTACTGTTCAGCTCCCCTATATCCTTGAGCATTCCCACAACAGAATTTCTTGTACTTCCTGAAGAGTGAATATGTCGGCGTCCCAAGCCTATTGCCGCAAAAAATGGTGTTGCCTCGGACGTCCACCTCAAACACGTCCGAAGTCCACATGACGATTGATGCTGATGAATGGCAGAACTCGCGCATGTTGGTGATTGGTAAATATTTCTGTCTACTCGATTGAAAGTGGCATGTAAGGGCTTAGAACGCCAACGTAGGATGGTCATTGGGAATGGTGACAACTGAAATATTAATATTGAAGTGAGGATGACCGAACATACGATGGGACTTCCTCGGGTAATCGATTATTGTTTGTCTGGTTACGACGCAATGGATTCAGGTAGATATTATAAAGAGCGAGAGCAGATTGGATATTTCGGGGATACAAAAAATTTGATCGCGGGACAACAAGAACTTGAAACTGAAAAACTAAAAAAATAATACAACGGACCAAACGATGAGGCTCGTCGAGGAGGGTTGAAGCCGCAGACAGGTGAATGATGGGAATTATAAGATGCCCTGATTATTAATTAATTATGGTCATTTTGCGGACACGTCCGATCTAGCTACTTCTTGCTGTGTTTACGTATTTACGAGAACCACCCTCTATTAATGATTGACATAACAAATAATAGCGGGCGAAGACGGCGGGAGAAGAAAGGCGGGCAACGCTTTGCTGTCGTTAACCTGTACAGTTCGTATTTCCCTAGTTTCCCTGCTACCAAAAGATGCTCAAATATGTAGTTTATGGCGACCCCTGGCCATCTGCGACATGAAACATTAAATTCAATGGAGGACACATCCTGAACATTGTGAAGGCACACAGCGCAAGACCACTACTGAGTAGGTTTCGTAAGCACTTGAAGGGGAGCTAGGTGTTGAGAAGAATATGGACCTCTGCGGTTTTCAGAGAAAGACTTAACCAGATGAGCAGTGAGTGGGAATGGGCGATGCAAGGCGAAAGCGAATGCTGTTTACCGACACAGTCGTCACCCCCTTGGTGACTTCCCTGATTTGAAAAAACTTCGACAGTCCAATCCTCATTCATCATTTTGTAACACATGAAGGTATAGCAGGCCGTGCAGTCCTCAATAGAAAGGTACAGGTTTTTTACAATATAGATAAGATGGGATAACAGCGATCGGCAGCGGGCCAATGAAAGAATGTGGATTACTACCGGGCAGGTCCTCGATGAGTGTAAGTACATCAACTTGACGTGCGGTTTTCGTGAAATGACTAGCTGACCGCATCACTAGCACCAGGAGTACCGGAACGTTAAAGAATGGCATGCCCACGTTTCTCCCCAATTCCctcctttccatcttccatctGTCAAATTTCGCTCTCGAAAGTGAAATCTAACCAGAATGCCCATCCCAACTGACGATGACAAGCGCCTCCCTGTTACCCTCCTCAGTGGTTTCTTAGGTAGCGGCAAGACCACACTGTTATCTTACATTCTCAAGTCCAAGGAGCATGGACTACGATGTGCAGTCGTAGTAAATGATATGGGATCTTTGAATGTATGTGTCTTCGTCCTTCTATCATGTCTCCTACGAATCGCTCACTGTGTCGTAGATCGATGCCGCATTGATCAACAATCACAAACTTACTcaaaaggaggagaaggttGTGCAGATGCAAAATGGTACGTTCTTCCAACCAAATACGAGTGGCTTTCGTTAACGTTCTTCTAGGCTGTATCTGCTGCACCCTTCGAGCGGACTTACTGGAAGAGATCGCCGTTCTAGCTGACGCAGGTCAATACGAGTATGTCACACTTCCTTTATGcatttcctcttctgaCTCACACGCATGGCATAGTTATTTAATCATCGAGAGCTCCGGTATTTCCGAACCTATCCAAGTTGCCGAAACATTCACGACAGAATTTGCAGAAACCATGGGCGAAGGTACCGTCGAGGAAATCATTGACTCTCTTCCCGAAGACGCCAGCACGACCCCCGAGTCCCGACGTCGTTTGGCCGAGCTCATCCATGCTGGTGGTCTTTCAAAAGTTGCCAGGCTCGACTGTTGCGTCAGTATGGTAGATTGTACTACTTTCCTCGATGATTTCGATACAACAGACTTCCTTACTGATCGCCATGGAAAGGAAGTCGCACCGGAGGATGAGAGAAACATTACCGATTTGTAAGCTCACTTTCTCTATTTGTTTGGTCATTGTTTGGTCATTTGCTGATGTCGAAGCAAGGTTAACCGACCAAATTGAGTTTGCCAATGTCATCCTGTTGAACAAGACGGACATGGTATCCAAAGAACACATCGCCAAGGTCGAAGGTATAGTGAAAACTCTCAACCCGTGGGCTCCCCTGTACCTCTGTGTTTGTCATGAAAGCTCGCTTATTCTTACGGGAACTAGCACCGCCAAAATCATCTCAACATCTTACTCGAAAGTGGATCTTCACGAAATCCTCAACACTCGCCTCTTTGACTTTGGCAAAGCTGCCATGGGTGCTGGATGGCTTCAATCCCTTCGCGAGAACACGTTGATGGAGATCACCGACGCTCAAGGCAAAAAGAAAATGGTACCCAAACCAGAAACCTTGGAGTAAGTTTATCTCATCGACTACAAAACCTTCCTGGTCATTCAACCCATAGCGTTCATGTAGATACGGTATCGGCTCCTTCGTGTACACCGCCCGTCGCCCCTTCCATCCCCGCCGCCTCTGGGACCTCGTTTCCAAACCCTTCTGCATTCTCCAAACCACACTcgaagatgatgaggatcAAGACTcagacgaagatgaagacgacGAAATGATTGAAGAATTGacggaggaagaggggaaaCAAGCGATGTTCGAGCAGATGCAGAAAGAAAAAGCTGAGCTTGATTTACCCGGTCGGGCGAAGTACAAGAGGGAGTCCCCTATTTGGAAGGGGTTGCTGAGGAGTAAAGGGTTTGTGTGGCTCGCGACAAGGCCGCATGTGCATGGCGAGTGGTCTCAGGCAGGTGTATGTTTCGTCTATTGTCCTGGCTTCGTATTCAGCTATGATTGTGATAAAATGCTGATATTTCCACCCAATAGATCATGTTTACCTTAAACGGCGGTGGTCCTTGGATGTGCCGTGTCCCAGAAAACGAGTGGCCTGGCGGAGATGATCAAGAGGTTGTTGATGCGATCAAGCTTGACTTTATGGGACCATGGGGCGATCGTAAGTTATTGTGTTAGCAATGTTAAGAACTAGTTAATTGTATTATTCTATTCTTTTGAATATAGGTCGTCAAGAACGTGAGTGCTCATCATCTTTTCGGAGCCATTAAGCTTACTAAAATTTTACAGTCGTCTTCATTGGGCAAAACTTAGACCAAGAGCTCATTACAAAAACACTTAACAATACTATTCTCAACGACAAAGAATGGGCTCAATGGGAAAAGGTGCGCTTCTTGTTCGCATTGACAAATCGGCTGTAACAGAGTGTAACAGACTGTTGACCGCCGCTCTAGATTATGAACTCTCGCCGTTcagaagagaagaagctcgAACGTCTTTGTAACGTCTTCGATGGTGGGTGTAGCCATCCGCCCTTTCCCTCGATATAACGAATGCTGATTATAACGCTGAGTAGATGGATGGGAAGCGTGGTTGGATCCTGAAGCTACTGTAGAGGCGGAAGAGGCCAATGAAAGCCACAAACACGCGCACGCCCATGACGTACCTTCGGTAACGAAGAGGACAAAGCTCTCGGCGTAATTTAGCCATTCTGTAGACTTCCACTTTTGGCACTATATATGTATTGATGCAGGTACCAAAATACTGTTACTCATACCAATTCGTCAGGAGAGGCTCGTGTGTTTGTGGATTGAATATCGACACTTATCTCGACACTTTCTCGGTGTGAGACATGCTATCATCAATTAATATATGCTATCATCAATTAATACTGTTCGGTAAAAATTATATTAAGCCCCCGTGGCGCAATCGGTAGCGCGCACGACTCTTAGAGTCTGCTTGAACCGGTTACGGGCCATCATCTCAATCGTGCGGTTGCGGGTTCGAGCCCCGCCGGAGgctttcttttttgctcTTTTGTTTTTCCGTTACTTTTTTGATGATAATTGGCATACTCGACATCTCCCGTATGTGACGATTGTATGAATAGGGGCTGAAAAGTCATTCAGCTCATATAATTTAAACAAGGGAAGACTCGCAGAGTCAGCTGGCTCCGCTTTATCTTCATAGCAAGATTTCCTACGACTTCGAcgagggaaagagaagctGACTGCGTTGCAAGTGGTATCTAATATAAGGTGAGCTGGGATTCTTTTGCCAAAGAAAATGGTCTCGACCGTCGCTGAATACATGCATAGAATAGATGCGCTCATTAACATTCCCAAGGGTGCTCGAGATTCATACGGCGGCCAGAATATTCTATCTCCCGCCTTGTTTAACTGCCTAAGACCGCGGCTGCAGTTTGAGTGCTGAAATCATGCATTTGTATGAGCCCTTTTATATTAAAATAGTACCAAACAATAATCTTATTACTCTTGGTCATCCTCCATGATTTCTCTTTCACCGACTAGGCCCGCAACCATCTCCTTTAATCTCCTTACAAGCATGCCGTAATATGCATCACCCCTTGCACTTCCCCCCGTCACGAGTCTCCTCAATTCAAGGTTCTACAATGATACGTTAGCAGGATTCAAATCAACAATGAGATAGACTCACAACCTCCATATCATCCAATCGTATCAGCGTTCCTCTCAGGCCTGCCGCTACTCTTTCCAGCATCTTCATTGTCCCAGCATTTGACCTTGAAGCTTCCATCTGTGCTTGTTGAGACATGGCGAATGAGCTGAGTGAAGGGGAGAGGTTCTCTGGCCGGATAGGGGCAAGAGATCCTCGAACGTCGTTGGCATAGAATAAGAGATGTCGCCAtatgagaagaaggagagattCAATCATATCTGTGGTCCCTCATTAGCCGACTTCATCCATATATGGCCGTGTATGATGACGCACTGAACAACATTTGGCTTCTTGCAACAAAGGCAACTCTGATCAAATCATCCGACAATGGGGCATCACCAATGAACTCATTACGAAGCTTCTGCTGAGATGTCAATGCCAGAAGTATTAGTGCCTGCGAAAGACTCACTTCGacgtcctcttcttccagaTCGCTTCCATCCTGCATTCGATCAAGGATCACCTCATACTGGTTAGACACCTCTTGCGTCGTCTCCGCAAGGTCAGATAGAAGATTGACGGCCATTTGTAGCGAAGGAGCAGAGGCTTGGAAAGTCATCAGTTCAGGTCTAGGAAAAAAAATGGGAAGGAAAGTAACCCACCGATGTATTTGACAGCGCTGCCATGACTCCTCCGTACACCGGTGATAAACACGGGGTTCCCAGATCCTGCCTTTAAGCCATTTGTAGCAGCGATGAGGAAGGCAAGCAGAACTTGGTTAAGAAGAACCATCTGTGACTCAACTGTCGTCGACGGTTGGTAAGCAGAAGAATGAGCAACAAGAATGAGGGAGAACGTACTTTTGCTGTCCTCCTCAGCAACTTCGACCCAAGTGTTCCTGTCGAAAGCGTGAGCAGCAGCAGACAACACAGCGAGGTGGAAAGCGCCAAAGCTTGATGGGGAATACTATCCCGATACTAGTCAATATCGCTCAGGTAGTAGCAGAATCAGCATTGGCTCACTAAATCCTCTGAAGGAACCTTGTGCACAACCATGGCCAAAACGGACACCACCAATCGACATTCATCAAGCGCGGTCACTGTAAGGTTTTGTTGAGGTTCACGGACCAGCGCAAGGATCGCTTCGCGGTGAGCGTTGAGGAAACTTATGGCCTACAAGCATACAGGCACAATCAGTTGATTAGTAAGGTGACAGACATTCGAGAAGGGGACTCACATGTCCAGCTCCTGATCTTGCAGACTTGTGCAAGCTCGACAACACTCGAGCGAGCAACTGTAGACTGGCCACAAGTACTCGATGCTGCCTCTCCACAATTTCTCCACCAGTGCTTTCATCCAGCATGCCCTCGTTCAACTGGATATTGATGAAGCCGCACGTGGCAAATATCTCAAAGACGCCAGCGTCGAGGAGATCTTCAGAGCCTTTGCGAGTGGATGCCAGCGCGATCAGGAAGGCGATCTTGGCTTCAAACACCCAGTAGGCGTGGAGGGTTTCTATTACAAATTCATCAGTATACTCCTCCATCAAATGACATCAACACTCACCAGCATCAGGTGCAAGACATTCCATCAATGccccttccctttccttAATACTCCTCACAAACAACGGCAGGTACCCATTGCTGACTAAAGGCGCAACAACGTGCCTATCCCTCTCTCCCTGGCAGATACCGACGATACCACCCAATAATGCAAAGCACTCCGTTTTCCATACATCCCGGTCATCCATGGCGTCTCTACATACTCCGGGCACAAGtctctctttctttgcCGCAAAAATTTGGAGTGTAATGCGCTGAAGCATGGTAGTACTCGAAAAAGAAGTGAGAGGGTCAACTGTTGAGCCGGAGATGGATCGATCATCGGGATTGTTAGAGTTGGCAGGGATGATGAGCTGCAGGTATTGTGTGATCGCGGCATACAAGTTTCCCCTTGCAGTTTCCGTCGATCCTGGCCTCGTAGCGGCATCTACAACCTTTGCCAATACCGCTCCGAGCTGTTCCACTGGAAGATTGACTCCTTCAAACTTTTGGAGCACGCTGACCAATGTTGTCATCACCACCAAGCTCGATTCACATAATAGATCCTCCACACCCGGAGCAAGGTCAATCTCTCCGTCAAGTCGAGTAAGTAAACCTTCAAGAAGGTCGAAGAGGATAGCTTCTTGGTGATCTTCTGTGATATG from Cryptococcus gattii WM276 chromosome E, complete sequence includes these protein-coding regions:
- a CDS encoding Hypothetical Protein (Similar to TIGR gene model, INSD accession AAW43400.1): MTILRWRSKPLHATFNRVDRNIYQSPTCASSAIHQHQSSCGLRTCLRWTSEATPFFAAIGLGRRHIHSSGSTRNSVVGMLKDIGELNSRVSAENSKTKKQNIIAGYPQLRELLEYVYHPDHRTYMTFSSLKSFIDNPPKSFKSIDIPSATTSKLSLIELFDQLSQKIVTGYEAKRTVVAFLKTHGVTGNGELLETFGRLLDRNLVAGFGAKTLVDVPWVEGGTKLSKTMPPPLSPYITPSSQSSHLASSPGPISRFSGGITPILANFKPLDKFQVALGKSLEPPFSSLFKSEPIWYASRKLDGVRCLSLIDVLVPFSSSKPLAFVHAHFVSRSGKPFHSLSKLSEQLRLLVRDHPDNPLREWLNNDPETIEMREAGDVKRLVLDGEICLMRPKTEEELKAIQPRDDGSAAGHMWMASDPFTEDFPSTVSAIRKSETIQHLSYFVFDVLSWAEVHAKQGIPLPGLGKKFSERIMDVERLRNWLDESIALGGIDEKERITRNLVQCKVEKPEDVEEMVKRAANEGWEGLILRADQPYKGNRSSDIRKFKKWQDAEYVVKSADTSTMRLAINDVFDEYEALANIWIEHKGHPVSVGSGFSAEERLRYAEKPEEIVGKTITVEYFSESDAIGREGTKSLRFPRVKTIWGEKRDL
- a CDS encoding Cobalamin synthesis protein, putative (Similar to TIGR gene model, INSD accession AAW43402.1) is translated as MPIPTDDDKRLPVTLLSGFLGSGKTTLLSYILKSKEHGLRCAVVVNDMGSLNIDAALINNHKLTQKEEKVVQMQNGCICCTLRADLLEEIAVLADAGQYDYLIIESSGISEPIQVAETFTTEFAETMGEGTVEEIIDSLPEDASTTPESRRRLAELIHAGGLSKVARLDCCVSMVDCTTFLDDFDTTDFLTDRHGKEVAPEDERNITDLLTDQIEFANVILLNKTDMVSKEHIAKVEGIVKTLNPWAPLYLCVCHESSLILTGTSTAKIISTSYSKVDLHEILNTRLFDFGKAAMGAGWLQSLRENTLMEITDAQGKKKMVPKPETLEYGIGSFVYTARRPFHPRRLWDLVSKPFCILQTTLEDDEDQDSDEDEDDEMIEELTEEEGKQAMFEQMQKEKAELDLPGRAKYKRESPIWKGLLRSKGFVWLATRPHVHGEWSQAGIMFTLNGGGPWMCRVPENEWPGGDDQEVVDAIKLDFMGPWGDLVFIGQNLDQELITKTLNNTILNDKEWAQWEKIMNSRRSEEKKLERLCNVFDDGWEAWLDPEATVEAEEANESHKHAHAHDVPSVTKRTKLSA